A DNA window from Thermodesulfobacteriota bacterium contains the following coding sequences:
- the gcvH gene encoding glycine cleavage system protein GcvH has translation MKDLSELAFPEDILYAPSHEWARSERELVRVGISDFAQDQLGDVVFVELPAVGAHFEAGGEFGTVESVKAVSPLYLPLAGEVTEVNAALADAPQLVNDEPYSGGWLVRVRPDESGGWQQGLLSAAAYRASLGAKEG, from the coding sequence ATGAAGGATCTCAGCGAGCTCGCCTTTCCCGAGGACATCCTCTACGCCCCGAGCCACGAGTGGGCCCGAAGCGAGAGGGAGTTGGTGCGGGTGGGGATCAGCGACTTCGCCCAGGACCAGCTCGGGGACGTGGTGTTCGTGGAGCTGCCGGCGGTGGGCGCGCACTTCGAGGCGGGGGGGGAGTTCGGGACGGTGGAGTCGGTGAAGGCTGTTTCGCCTTTGTACCTGCCCCTGGCCGGGGAAGTGACGGAGGTCAACGCCGCCCTGGCGGACGCGCCCCAACTGGTGAACGACGAGCCCTACAGCGGGGGGTGGCTCGTCCGGGTGCGGCCCGACGAGTCCGGGGGATGGCAGCAGGGGCTCTTGTCGGCGGCGGCCTACCGGGCGTCCCTGGGCGCCAAGGAGGGGTAG
- the gcvPA gene encoding aminomethyl-transferring glycine dehydrogenase subunit GcvPA, with protein sequence MRYFPHTPEEVAQMLAAVGAATLEDLFAPIPEACRTVRPLDLPEALTEWELEAHLGHLAARTGAPRGRVFLGAGSYDHFIPAAVPAVAGRAEFLTSYTPYQPEVSQGTLQAIYEYQTLGARLLGMEVANASLYDGASALAEGVLLALRVTKRTRLAVSRAVHPAYRRVLATYLEPTDFETVELPYGEDGRTDLSALNGIPDLAAVAVQSPNFFGCVEDLSGAAEAAHAGGGLLVACFTEPLAFGLLQSPGAQGADVACGEGQSLGLPPSFGGPGLGLFAARQAHLRNLPGRLVGKARDRNGRRGFVLTLATREQHIRRERATSNVCTNQSHCALTAAAYLACLGKQGLRELARLNYDKAEHLKGALAARGIRPRFSAPTFHEFVVRWPGEDPGRYEGLLEKGFVPGLPLERDYPELAGCTLLCATETKSRADLEALAEAMAP encoded by the coding sequence GTGCGCTACTTCCCCCACACCCCGGAGGAGGTGGCCCAGATGCTCGCGGCGGTGGGGGCCGCGACCCTGGAGGACCTCTTCGCCCCGATCCCGGAGGCCTGCCGCACCGTCCGGCCCCTGGACCTGCCGGAGGCGCTGACCGAGTGGGAGCTCGAAGCGCACCTGGGCCACCTCGCCGCCCGCACCGGTGCGCCCCGCGGCCGGGTCTTCCTGGGGGCCGGGAGCTACGACCACTTCATCCCGGCCGCGGTCCCGGCGGTGGCGGGCCGGGCCGAGTTCCTCACCTCCTACACCCCCTACCAGCCCGAGGTGAGCCAGGGCACCCTCCAGGCCATCTACGAGTACCAGACCCTGGGGGCCCGCCTCCTGGGGATGGAGGTGGCCAACGCCTCCCTCTACGACGGGGCGTCGGCGCTGGCCGAAGGGGTGCTGCTGGCGCTGCGGGTCACCAAGAGGACGAGGCTGGCGGTCTCCCGGGCCGTCCACCCGGCCTACCGCCGGGTGCTCGCCACCTACCTGGAGCCCACGGACTTCGAGACCGTGGAGCTGCCCTACGGCGAGGACGGCCGCACGGACCTCTCGGCCCTGAACGGCATCCCGGACCTGGCGGCGGTGGCCGTCCAGTCCCCCAACTTCTTCGGGTGCGTCGAGGACCTCAGCGGCGCGGCGGAGGCGGCCCACGCCGGCGGGGGGCTCCTGGTGGCATGCTTCACCGAGCCCCTGGCCTTCGGCCTGCTCCAGTCCCCCGGGGCCCAGGGGGCGGACGTGGCGTGCGGGGAGGGGCAGAGCCTGGGGCTGCCCCCGTCTTTCGGAGGGCCGGGCCTGGGGCTCTTCGCCGCCCGGCAGGCCCATCTGCGAAACCTCCCGGGCAGGCTCGTGGGCAAGGCCCGGGACCGCAACGGCCGCCGGGGGTTCGTGCTCACCCTGGCCACCCGGGAGCAGCACATCCGGCGGGAGCGGGCCACCTCGAACGTGTGCACCAACCAGAGCCACTGCGCCCTCACCGCCGCCGCCTACCTGGCCTGCCTGGGGAAGCAGGGCCTGCGGGAGCTCGCCCGCCTCAACTACGACAAGGCCGAGCACCTCAAGGGGGCGCTGGCTGCCCGGGGAATCCGGCCCAGGTTTTCCGCCCCAACCTTCCACGAGTTCGTGGTCCGCTGGCCGGGGGAGGACCCGGGGCGGTACGAGGGGCTGCTGGAGAAGGGTTTCGTGCCGGGCCTGCCCCTGGAGCGGGACTACCCGGAGCTCGCGGGGTGCACCCTCCTGTGCGCCACCGAGACCAAGAGCCGGGCCGACCTCGAGGCCCTGGCGGAGGCGATGGCGCCATGA
- the gcvPB gene encoding aminomethyl-transferring glycine dehydrogenase subunit GcvPB — protein sequence MSPVSPVSPIDPTPGRTGLVFDEPLLWVQSRPGRRGFSLPRRDVPEAPLDFGLVGEPPDLPELSEPQVVRHYTRLSQWNVGVDTAFYPLGSCTMKYNPKANDRLAALPGFAGSHPLLPAGFAQGALGLLWELERGLAEVTGMDAVCLQPAAGAQGELTGLLLIEAWHRSRGEERTKILIPDTAHGTNPASAALCGYTPVAAASGGRGILTAAAVAALMDEDTAGIMVTNPNTLGLFEEELPEIAAAVHARGGQVYCDGANLNALLGAVRLGELGADVMHVNLHKTFSGPHGGGGPGAGPVCVKAHLEPFLPAPRVVRGDDGAFAWEVDRPRSIGRVHAFHGNFGVLVRAYAYLRTLGAEGLAQASRLAVLNANYVRVALRDVLHLPFDRPCLHECVFSDAKQRPHKVNTQDLAKRLIDYGFHPPTVYFPMVVPGALMVEPTETESKDTLDAFIAAVRAIAREAEESPELLRAAPTRTLVTRLDEAAAARQPCLTG from the coding sequence ATGAGTCCCGTGAGTCCCGTGAGTCCCATAGACCCGACCCCGGGGCGCACGGGCCTCGTGTTCGACGAGCCCCTGCTCTGGGTGCAGAGCCGCCCCGGCCGCCGGGGCTTCTCCCTGCCCCGGCGAGACGTGCCCGAGGCGCCCCTGGACTTCGGCCTGGTGGGGGAGCCCCCGGACCTGCCGGAGCTCAGCGAGCCCCAGGTGGTGCGCCACTACACCCGTCTTTCCCAGTGGAACGTGGGGGTGGACACCGCCTTCTACCCCCTGGGCTCCTGCACCATGAAGTACAACCCCAAGGCGAACGACCGCCTCGCGGCCCTGCCCGGCTTCGCCGGGAGCCATCCCCTCCTTCCCGCCGGGTTCGCCCAGGGGGCGCTGGGGCTCCTCTGGGAGCTGGAGCGCGGCCTGGCGGAGGTCACGGGGATGGACGCGGTCTGCCTCCAACCCGCGGCCGGCGCCCAGGGAGAGCTCACGGGGCTGCTGCTCATCGAGGCCTGGCACCGCTCCCGGGGGGAGGAGCGCACCAAGATCCTCATCCCCGACACGGCCCACGGAACGAACCCCGCCAGCGCCGCCCTGTGCGGCTACACCCCCGTGGCCGCGGCCTCCGGCGGCCGGGGCATCCTCACGGCCGCCGCGGTAGCGGCCCTGATGGACGAGGACACGGCCGGGATCATGGTCACAAACCCCAACACCCTGGGCCTCTTCGAGGAGGAGCTCCCGGAGATCGCCGCGGCGGTGCACGCCCGGGGGGGGCAGGTCTACTGCGACGGCGCAAACCTGAACGCCCTCCTGGGCGCCGTGCGCCTGGGGGAGCTCGGGGCCGACGTGATGCACGTCAACCTCCACAAGACCTTCTCGGGCCCCCACGGCGGGGGCGGTCCGGGGGCGGGGCCCGTGTGCGTAAAGGCCCACCTGGAGCCCTTCCTCCCCGCGCCCCGGGTGGTCCGGGGAGACGACGGAGCCTTCGCCTGGGAAGTGGACCGCCCCCGGTCCATCGGTCGGGTCCACGCCTTCCACGGCAACTTCGGGGTGCTCGTCCGTGCCTACGCCTATCTGCGGACCCTGGGGGCCGAGGGCCTCGCCCAGGCGAGCCGGCTCGCGGTCTTGAACGCGAACTACGTGCGGGTGGCGCTGCGGGACGTGCTCCACCTGCCCTTCGACCGGCCCTGCCTCCACGAGTGCGTCTTCAGCGACGCGAAGCAGCGCCCCCACAAGGTCAACACGCAGGATCTCGCCAAGCGCCTCATCGACTACGGCTTCCACCCCCCCACGGTCTACTTCCCCATGGTGGTGCCCGGCGCCCTCATGGTGGAGCCCACCGAGACCGAGTCCAA